Proteins from a genomic interval of Macrotis lagotis isolate mMagLag1 unplaced genomic scaffold, bilby.v1.9.chrom.fasta BILBYCTG093, whole genome shotgun sequence:
- the LOC141504087 gene encoding GTPase NRas-like, giving the protein MGAGGPRDLRFVGVDRPRISVLLLNSWSCASSPGFFAENSQRVGSRGRAEMSYRVVLLGSSGAGKSALTLRFLENRFVEECEPTARDLYQGQLLVDGEPCQLAIMDTSGRELYRDLREDCIRRGQGFLLVYTVDVIRTFVDVSLFWDQLRKIKGTSQVPVVLVANKVDKDHRLVNSDMGQDAAKSFRVPYVETSAKTGQGVEQAFHELVREIRTQALQVQARRFQKCTIF; this is encoded by the exons ATGGGGGCGGGCGGCCCCCGGGACTTGAGGTTCGTGGGCGTGGACAGGCCCAGGATCTCGGTGCTGCTTCTGAATTCTTGGTCTTGTGCCTCGTCGCCAGGCTTCTTCGCTGAGAACTCCCAAAGG GTGGGCAGCCGGGGCAGAGCCGAGATGTCTTACAGAGTGGTGCTGCTGGGCAGCTCTGGTGCGGGTAAGAGCGCACTGACTCTCCGCTTCCTCGAGAACCGCTTCGTGGAGGAGTGCGAGCCCACGGCCAGAGACTTGTACCAGGGGCAGCTGCTGGTGGACGGGGAGCCCTGCCAGCTGGCCATTATGGATACCTCCGGAAGGGAGCTGTACCGGGACCTGCGGGAGGACTGCATCCGCCGGGGTCAGGGCTTCCTTCTGGTCTACACGGTCGACGTCATCAGGACCTTCGTGGACGTGAGTCTCTTCTGGGACCAGCTTCGGAAGATCAAGGGCACCAGTCAGGTGCCCGTGGTGCTGGTGGCCAACAAGGTCGACAAGGACCACAGGCTGGTGAACTCAGACATGGGCCAGGATGCAGCTAAGAGCTTCAGAGTGCCCTACGTGGAGACCTCAGCCAAGACCGGGCAGGGGGTAGAGCAGGCCTTCCATGAGCTGGTTCGGGAGATTCGCACCCAAGCCCTGCAGGTCCAGGCCCGCCGGTTCCAGAAGTGCACGATCTTTTGA